The Vagococcus penaei genome includes the window TGCTTGAGGTAAAAAGGCCTCAATACCATTTAATTTTGCTTCTTGAGGTGCAGCTGAGTAAGCCCAGTAACCAATTTCCCCAATAGCCAAATAAATCACAGCTTTACGCATTATTTTAGCATCCTCAACATCTTTTTGCTCTGACCAAACTGTTAGTTTAGCACCAATAATAATCAGAACTAAAGCTAATATCCCAATAACTTTTTCAGTTACTGTTGGCCAATCTCCTAAATGAATCATTCCCCAAAGAGAAGCACCTAATAACTGAAAGGCTGTTGTAACTGGCATAGCACGAGAAGAACCGACTAATTTAAATGATTGGAACGTAATAATTTGTGCGACGGCCCAACCCACACCAGATAAAATAGCTAAGATTAAACTGTTTCCAGTTGGAAACGGTAACCCTTTCATCATAAATAAAACCAGAGCAAAAATCAACGTACCAAGTGTTGAACCTAAAATTTGATTCACTGGTCGACCGCCAATTTTAGAGGCAATTGTTGGATATAACCCCCAACCTAATAATGGTCCTAAACCAATTAACAACGCGACAACATTCATTAAACTTCCTCCTACTAATTAATAATCATAATAAATGATAGATTAAAAGACTACGCCACTCTCTAACAAAATATTGGCATAAGGTGTCATTTCACCTGTACGAATAAAAGCGTGACAATTTGTTAATTCTTGTTTCATTTCACTATGTGGAATAAAAGAAATCGGCATCTCAGGTAACCGTTCTTTAATTGCTACTAACATATCTGGATTGGCAGTCTTAATTTCTTCTGCTAAATAAATACGTTGAACTTCTAGTTCTTCTAGTACATTATTTAAGACATCCATAAAACTTGGAACGCCATTTGTAACTGCCAAATCAATTTTTTCAGTTGTCATTGGAACCGGCATCCCTGCATCGCCAATACTTAATTTATCAAAATGCCCCATTTGAGCAATGACACGAGAAATATCTGAGTTAATCACTGGTGATTTTTTCATTTACTTTTCCTTCTTTCTAAATTAATTCTTGTTTGAATGGGATAGATGGTTGTGCACCAAAACGTTGAACTGTTAGTGATGACGCACGATTACCATAGCGAATCGCTTCTTCTAAATTGCTAAAATCTTTTGTTAAAACTGAACTTAAAGCACCAATAAATGTATCTCCTGCTGCCGTTGTATCGACTGCTTTCACACGATAAGCTGGAACAATCCCACTATGCCCATTAACATGATAAAAAGCACCCTTGCTGCCAAGCGTAATTAAGACTGCTTCAATCCCTAAATCATGAAAATAATTAGCGGCTTTTTCCAAACTTTGGTCATCGACAACTTTAATTCCAGTTAAAATTTCCGTTTCCGTTTCATTTGGTACAATCATATCGGTAACAGCCAATAATTCACTTGGAACATCTTTTAATGCAGGTGCAGGATTTAAAATTGTACGAACATTTGCTTCTCTAGCAATTTTAAATGCTTCAATTGTACTGTTGATAGCACTTTCAAATTGAGCAATTATAAAATCACTTTTTTCAATTACTGCTTTAAAAGATTGTGCCTGACTTGGAGTTATATCGTTATTTGCTCCAGAAAAAATGGTAATGCTATTTTCACCTTCGTCATCAACTGTGATGAATGCTTGGCCTGTTGACTTACGATCTAAAGTAACTACTCCAGAAATATCGATTCCTTCTTGACTCAATAAATCCGTCATCATAGAGCCAGCAGCATCATTACCAACTGCACCAATAAAATAAGTTTCTGCATCTGATCGTTTGGCTGCGACTGCTTGATTCGCTCCTTTACCACCGCCTGCTGTAAAATGTTCTTTTGCATGAATGGTTTCTCCTGGTTTAGGCATATGTTGCACTCTCAACGTTGTATCCAAGTTAATACTACCAATTACTGTCACATGATTCATTTACTCCACCCCATCTAATGATTTAATGTTTAAAAAATTTTTATTAAAACGTTTTAATAAGACGATAAAAATATAGCACATTTGAATAATTATTTCAAGTGTGCAGTTGAATGACGTTTAATTAAATTCACTGGTAACTTAGTTAACGTCAATTCTTTGTCGGGTTCATTAATTCTATCTAACAGTCTTTTAGCAGTTATTTGCCCTAATTGACATGCAGGTTGATTAATTGTCGTTAGCGTTGGCGTGACATACTCCCCCATTTCAGTATTATCATAACCAATTAAACTATAATCTGTCGGAATTTTTTTATTAAATTTCGATAAACCTAAATATAAACCAAATGCTATTTCATCACTCACAGTAAAGATACCTGTAGCCGTTGATTCGATAATTTTATTTGATGCTGCAACGCCAGCATCTTTTGTCAACTCTGCCTCTAGATGACATATCTCACCAGTAAAATTTTCAGTGAAACCAATTACCCTCTGCTCGATATTACCAGTCATTATCTTTGGCGCGAGTACAGCAACAGATTGATGATTTAACTCCTGTAAATGTTGCGCAGCCAATTTGCCACCTTGATAATCATCCGTAGCAATCACATCTAGACTGTGGGCCGACTGTTTTTGATCCAATACGATGTATGGATAACGGTTCGTCAATTTTTCTTGAATAACTTGATCCGAAATCGCATCACTTGCAATAATAAAACCGTCAACTCCCCGGTGCATTAATTCATCTAAAGTATTCACTTCACGCTGATTTTGACGATTTACTACACTAAAAATTGGTACATAGCGCTCTTTAAACAGAACGTTCTCAATCCCCTCAAGTAAGGTCGCAAAGTATGGATTACTGATACTAGGTACCAAAATACCAATTGTTCGACTTTTTTTAACAATCATTCGGCGAGCAAAATAATCTGCTTCATAATTTAAATGCTCTTTAACCGCTAACACTCGACTGATTGTGTCTTTATTAAAATGTTTTGTCCGACCATTTAAAATTTGTGACACGGTTGAGATTGAAACTCCCGATTCTTTTGCCACATCTTTGATGGTAACTTTTTTTATCATCGCTATCCCTCCTTTTTAGCTAAGTAATAATTTCAGTCACATTGTAACCGATAACAGGTTGAATTAAAACCCTTTTCAATTAAATTTAACAAACAGTCTTATCATTTACTTTTCATAAACAACAAGTCGCTTTGACATTTGAAGACACTAGTTATACTATTTATCTATTAAGTATTTTTAAATCTGAGTAATTACTTATTAAGGAGAGGTTACAAATGATGGATAAAACATTTTATCACCAATTATTTTCACGTTCATTCTCACTACCTGTACAAGTTACCTATTGGGATGGTTCAAGTCAGATTTATGGCCAAGAAACAGAGAAACCTCAAATCACCATCACGTTAAACGAAAAAATTCCAATTAAGAAAATAGCCAATAATGCTTCGCTAACTTTGGGTGAAGCTTATATGAATCAAACAATCGAAGTTGATGGTAGTATACAAGACTTGGTGAACGATGCTTACCAACAAGCCGATAGCTTTTTTCATAGTAAAGACTATCTTAATTGGCTACCAACACTTAAAAAGCATTCAAAAAAACAAAATAAATCAGATATTCATTCACATTATGACTTAGGTAATGACTTTTTCAAGCTATGGTTAGATCCTACCTTGACTTACTCATGTGGCTATTTCAAAACACCTGAAGACACTCTTGAGCAAGCTCAAATTAATAAAGTTCATCACATTTTAAATAAATTATTTCTTAAAGATGGCGACACACTATTAGATATCGGATGTGGCTGGGGAACCTTGATGTTCACAGCTGCTAAAGAATATGGTGTCAAAGCAACTGGGATCACCCTAAGTCAAGAACAATTTGACTTAATCAACGAACGCATCAAGCAAGAGAATTTAGAAGGACAATGCAACGTATTATTAATGGATTATCAAGAGCTAACTAATCAAAATTTTGACCATATTACCAGTGTTGGAATGTTCGAACACGTAGGTCAGGAAAAACTTGCGGATTATTTTTCTGTAGTGAATCGTCTTCTTGCTCCACATGGTACAGCATTAATTCATGGGATTACTCGCCAACAAGGTGGGGCCTATAATGCTTGGATTAATAAATATATTTTCCCTGGTGGTTATATTCCCGGCCTAGCTGAAATTATTCAAGACATTACGGTTAATCAGTTACAAGTCATTGATATGGAAAGTTTACGTCGTGATTACCAACAAACTTTAGAACACTGGGCTACTAATTTTCACAAAGTAAAAGAAACTGTTGTTAGTACTCGTGGCAGTGAGTTCTATCGGATGTGGGATTTATATTTGCAAGCTTGCGCTGCTTCCTTTGAGTCCGGTAACATTGATGTCATACAATATCTAATCACTCATACTGCTAATAATCAAATACCTATGCACCGAGCATTAGACTAATAATATCTTAATAGTGACAGCATTTGATAAACTTACTCATTTTTATTATGTACTTAAATAATACTCATGATGAGTGGTAGTGTCACCATACTCACACAAGTTGTTAAAGCAATATATTGGGATACTTTGGTTCCTTCACCCGCATATTCCTCTGCTAAAATAGCATTTAATGAGCCGGTCGGCATAGCCGTAACTAGCGTTAAGACACCTAAAATAATAGGGTCTTTAACAAAAAAGTGTAAGATTGCGATGAAAAAAAGTGGGATACCAACGACCCTTGCAAGTGTGAATTGTAAATTATCTGTGTTACTAAGCATTTGCTTCAAATTACTTTGGGCAAATAGACTGCCGTTAATAATCATAGCTAGTGGTGCCGTTAACCCACCTAATGTAACATTGAACGATGTAATCGTTTCTGGCAAAGTAATTTGACATGTAAACAACAAATAACCAATAAACGACGCGATTATTGCCGGTGTCGTGTATAAACTTTTCAAACGAAACTCGCGACTATTAGAAAAAATCATAATGCCCACTGTAAATAGAAAAAAACTAGTTAATGTATTATAAATAACTAAAACAATCAGTCCTTTTTCACCATATAACCTGCTAACAATTGGAATACCAATAAATAAAATATTTGAAAATAACAAACAATTAATCCATAAACGCTTTAAAACACCAGTTTTACCTAATAATCTTGCAACAAGATAACCAAAGATTAATGTGGTTAGTAACATAAAGATGGAATAAATTAAGGTCAATCGAATCATCTCGCTGAGTTCATGCGTTTTTTCTACTTGAAAACTATTAATAATAGCTGCTGGTAACGCAATATTAGTTAATAAATAACCAATAAACAGATTGACAGTTGGACTGTACTTCTTTTTTAGTGCCATGAAGACCCCAATTAACATAAAAAAAACTAATTTTATTGTTTCACTAAATACTATTTCTCCCATAATTTTCTCCTTTTTTGATAAACTTTTGATAAACTATACCTAATACATAGTAACAACTTAACCAAAAAAGTCAATAGTCCGCTTTGCAACTAACTAAAAAACCAGCAACTATAAACTAAAATAGTTGCTGGTTTTTTTAATCTGTTTTAGCCACTGGTAGCCAGATTGCTGTAACATGGTCTGCCACCATTGGATTTTTATCAAGTGGATAAATTTCATACTCCGGTTCATTTAATAATTGATAGACTTGATTTGGAAAAAATGTGTCATAAATCATCTGATAGGTTCGTCTTAATGAATCTGGAACTGGTCCCTTTGCTTCAAAAACAACCCAAGTCATTGCTGGTACTCCAACAGATACTAGGCGATCATCTTTAGTTGGAAAGTATGTTTTTACACCAATTAGATAATCATAACTCCCATCTTTATCATTTGGTAAACAGGCGCCAAGCACTTCATTTTTATGGATTGCACAAACATCTTGTGTGATTAGATCAAATAATGACGACTCATTAAAATAATCCCAAAATAATGGAATATTTCGGTGCCCATCACTGACAGTCGAATAATGACGTTTAATTCCTGTTATATAGTGTTCTCCTTCTTCTACTACTCTATAAGTCATTTTTGCTCCTCCTTGCAATTGCCATTTCAATGTCAGTCGTGAAAAAACAGGCAATTGACTATGTTTTTTTCTGGCTTCAGAAGGAGATAGACCAAAAAACGCTTTAAATGCTCTAGAAAAAGCCTCAGATGATTGGTATCCATATTTAAATGCAATATCAATCAGACGGGCATTCGTGTGTTGAAGATCATAAACTGATTCGGACAACCTTCGATACCGGATATAGTCACCTAGACTAATTGACGTTAAAATCGAAAATATTTTCTGTAAATTAAATACCGATAAATTGGTTAATTGAGCTAAATCTTTCATTGTTATCTCACTATCTAAGTGTTCTTCTATATAATCCAGTAGAATTTTAAATTCATTCATAGTATGTTAATCTCCTTCTATACCTAGATTATCAAATTAGTGATCTCCTAAAATGATGATACTTGGCAAATTTTATCAGATTTTATTATAAACCAAAGTATCTTGTTTCTTAAAGTGATAGTCACAACAGTCTCAATTCTTTGACAAAATAAGTAAAAAAAGGTAAATTACCATAGTAACAGATTGTCACTTTTAAGGAGGGGTGCTATTGCCAAAAGAAACATTTCTAAATTTGTCCACTGAAAAAAAAGAATGGATGGATTTAATTTTGTTAGATAATTTTTACAATCAACCTATTTCTCAGGTGAAAGTATCACAAATTGTCACTGATATGCAAATGTCACGAGGTGCTTTTTATAAATATTTTGACGACTTAGATGATGCGTATCTTTATATTGTTAAAAAGTATGCGATGATTATCCATATTGATATTCAACGCTACATTAATCGATATAAAGAAGATTATTTTTACGGTCTACAACAATATTTAATCTGGTGTAGCCAAATGGATCAATCTACGCCTTACTGGAAAGCAATTTATTTATTGACCACGACCAGTAGCCAACCGGTTTTCAAACGGGTCCCAATGAATCAGTCGGGGCAGATTTTAAAAGATTGGCAAGCTGTATTGGATTTAAATCATTTTGATATTTTTACTATTGATGAAGCACTAAGTTTTTTATATTTTTCAATGGAGCTAGTCATGAGGAGTTTGTCTGACTTTATTATTAATGACTGGCAAACGGAAGAATTGATTAAAGATTTTCAATTTAAGTCAAAGTGGTTAAAAAATGGGTTGAAAAAACACGTATAAAAGTCTAGTATTTAGGTTTTTATACTCGTCTAATGACATAGTTACATTTTGTTACTATGTGAAATATAAATTATAGAAAGAAGTGATTTGATGTTTTTAGCATTAAAAGAAATGAGTTATTCTAAACTGAGATACTCATTAATTATTGGCATTATGTTTTTAATTAGTTTGATGGTTTTTATGTTATCTGGACTAGCAAATGGTTTGTCACAAGAATTTAGTCAAGTCGTCAATGACTGGAATGCAAAATCAGTAGTCTTAACCAATGAATCAAACCGGGTGCTTTCAGCATCACAACTGACATTGAAAGACTTAGATTCCGTAGATAGTTCAAAAAAAGCACCATTAACAATTTACAGTGGTGCATTAGCACTACCTGATTCTGGTGGTAAAGACAATATTTCCATTTTCGGTACAGAAAAAGATGCGTTCTTTTTACCTAAGCTATCTTCTGGACATAGTTTTAAGTCTGATAGTGACATTATTATTTCGGAAAATATCGCTGATAAAGGATACAAACTGGGGGATAAAATGACCATTGGTTCAGATAATACTGAACTAACTGTTGTCGGAATTTTCCCAACATCTTACTATCTAGCAACGCCAGTTTTATACACAACCACTAAAACAGCAACTATTTTAAAATTTGGTAAAGAAACGTTTAAAAATAATGACAATTATCCAATCAACGCTGTTTTATCTGATGCAGACAAAACAACTTTAACAGATGACAAACTAGATAAAATGTCTAGTCAAACATTCATTGAAAGTTTACCTGGTTATACAGAGCAAAAATTAACACTTGATGCCATGATTTATTTCTTATTTGTTATTGCGGTAGCAATCATCGGTATCTTTATGTACGTTATTACACTACAAAAAACAGCAGTCTTTGGCGTAATGAAAGTTCAAGGAATTAGTAATACATTTATTTCCAAAGCCATTGTTGCTCAATCATTCTTGGTTGGCGTTATCGGTGTCGCAATTGCTGGGGTTTTAAGCTATGCTATTCAATTTGTTTTACCAGAAGCTATGCCATTTGCTGTTAATCTAACACAATGGATCATCTATGGTATTGTTTTAATCGTTATGTCAATCATTGGTGGGGTCTTCTCCATTATTACAGTTAAAAAAGTTGATCCAATCAACGCAATCGGAGGGTAATCACATGAAACCAATCTTAGAAATGAAATCAATCGTTAAAAAATTTGGTAAAGGTCATAATGAAGTGACTGCACTTAAAGGGTTAGATTTTACAGTGAATGAAGGTGAATTTATCAGTGTTATTGGTCCATCTGGTTCTGGTAAAAGTACTTTTTTAACCATTGCGGGTGGATTACAGACACCTACTTCAGGTACTATCTTTATCAATGGTAATGACTTTTCTGACTTACCTGAAAAACGTCGGTCAGAATTACGCTTTAAGGAGATTGGCTTTATTTTACAATCATCTAACTTAATTCCTTTCTTAACTGTTGAGGAACAATTTAAACTAGTCGATAAAGTCAAAAAATCAAGCCACGATACGGATAAAATTGATGAGACATTACGAACACTTGGCATACTTGAGCTTAAAAAAAGTTATCCTGGAGATTTATCAGGTGGGGAACGCCAACGTGTGGCCATTGGACGAGCATTATTTAATAATCCAAGCTTAATCTTAGCAGATGAACCAACAGCTAGTTTAGATACGGAACATGCTTATAATGTCGTTAAACTACTCGTTCGTGAAGCTCATGAGAAAAAGAAAGCAACT containing:
- the rbsU gene encoding ribose/proton symporter RbsU; the encoded protein is MNVVALLIGLGPLLGWGLYPTIASKIGGRPVNQILGSTLGTLIFALVLFMMKGLPFPTGNSLILAILSGVGWAVAQIITFQSFKLVGSSRAMPVTTAFQLLGASLWGMIHLGDWPTVTEKVIGILALVLIIIGAKLTVWSEQKDVEDAKIMRKAVIYLAIGEIGYWAYSAAPQEAKLNGIEAFLPQAIGMLLVAVIYAMFLSFREKSAFTESVSYKHIISGFFFAFAALTYLISAQPNMNGLATGFILSQTSVVLATLTGIWFLGQKKSKKEMVVTIVGLVLIILAATVTVII
- the rbsD gene encoding D-ribose pyranase, with amino-acid sequence MKKSPVINSDISRVIAQMGHFDKLSIGDAGMPVPMTTEKIDLAVTNGVPSFMDVLNNVLEELEVQRIYLAEEIKTANPDMLVAIKERLPEMPISFIPHSEMKQELTNCHAFIRTGEMTPYANILLESGVVF
- the rbsK gene encoding ribokinase: MNHVTVIGSINLDTTLRVQHMPKPGETIHAKEHFTAGGGKGANQAVAAKRSDAETYFIGAVGNDAAGSMMTDLLSQEGIDISGVVTLDRKSTGQAFITVDDEGENSITIFSGANNDITPSQAQSFKAVIEKSDFIIAQFESAINSTIEAFKIAREANVRTILNPAPALKDVPSELLAVTDMIVPNETETEILTGIKVVDDQSLEKAANYFHDLGIEAVLITLGSKGAFYHVNGHSGIVPAYRVKAVDTTAAGDTFIGALSSVLTKDFSNLEEAIRYGNRASSLTVQRFGAQPSIPFKQELI
- the rbsR gene encoding ribose utilization transcriptional repressor RbsR produces the protein MIKKVTIKDVAKESGVSISTVSQILNGRTKHFNKDTISRVLAVKEHLNYEADYFARRMIVKKSRTIGILVPSISNPYFATLLEGIENVLFKERYVPIFSVVNRQNQREVNTLDELMHRGVDGFIIASDAISDQVIQEKLTNRYPYIVLDQKQSAHSLDVIATDDYQGGKLAAQHLQELNHQSVAVLAPKIMTGNIEQRVIGFTENFTGEICHLEAELTKDAGVAASNKIIESTATGIFTVSDEIAFGLYLGLSKFNKKIPTDYSLIGYDNTEMGEYVTPTLTTINQPACQLGQITAKRLLDRINEPDKELTLTKLPVNLIKRHSTAHLK
- a CDS encoding SAM-dependent methyltransferase, yielding MMDKTFYHQLFSRSFSLPVQVTYWDGSSQIYGQETEKPQITITLNEKIPIKKIANNASLTLGEAYMNQTIEVDGSIQDLVNDAYQQADSFFHSKDYLNWLPTLKKHSKKQNKSDIHSHYDLGNDFFKLWLDPTLTYSCGYFKTPEDTLEQAQINKVHHILNKLFLKDGDTLLDIGCGWGTLMFTAAKEYGVKATGITLSQEQFDLINERIKQENLEGQCNVLLMDYQELTNQNFDHITSVGMFEHVGQEKLADYFSVVNRLLAPHGTALIHGITRQQGGAYNAWINKYIFPGGYIPGLAEIIQDITVNQLQVIDMESLRRDYQQTLEHWATNFHKVKETVVSTRGSEFYRMWDLYLQACAASFESGNIDVIQYLITHTANNQIPMHRALD
- a CDS encoding AEC family transporter; the encoded protein is MGEIVFSETIKLVFFMLIGVFMALKKKYSPTVNLFIGYLLTNIALPAAIINSFQVEKTHELSEMIRLTLIYSIFMLLTTLIFGYLVARLLGKTGVLKRLWINCLLFSNILFIGIPIVSRLYGEKGLIVLVIYNTLTSFFLFTVGIMIFSNSREFRLKSLYTTPAIIASFIGYLLFTCQITLPETITSFNVTLGGLTAPLAMIINGSLFAQSNLKQMLSNTDNLQFTLARVVGIPLFFIAILHFFVKDPIILGVLTLVTAMPTGSLNAILAEEYAGEGTKVSQYIALTTCVSMVTLPLIMSII
- a CDS encoding AraC family transcriptional regulator, translated to MNEFKILLDYIEEHLDSEITMKDLAQLTNLSVFNLQKIFSILTSISLGDYIRYRRLSESVYDLQHTNARLIDIAFKYGYQSSEAFSRAFKAFFGLSPSEARKKHSQLPVFSRLTLKWQLQGGAKMTYRVVEEGEHYITGIKRHYSTVSDGHRNIPLFWDYFNESSLFDLITQDVCAIHKNEVLGACLPNDKDGSYDYLIGVKTYFPTKDDRLVSVGVPAMTWVVFEAKGPVPDSLRRTYQMIYDTFFPNQVYQLLNEPEYEIYPLDKNPMVADHVTAIWLPVAKTD
- a CDS encoding TetR/AcrR family transcriptional regulator, which gives rise to MPKETFLNLSTEKKEWMDLILLDNFYNQPISQVKVSQIVTDMQMSRGAFYKYFDDLDDAYLYIVKKYAMIIHIDIQRYINRYKEDYFYGLQQYLIWCSQMDQSTPYWKAIYLLTTTSSQPVFKRVPMNQSGQILKDWQAVLDLNHFDIFTIDEALSFLYFSMELVMRSLSDFIINDWQTEELIKDFQFKSKWLKNGLKKHV
- a CDS encoding ABC transporter permease; the encoded protein is MFLALKEMSYSKLRYSLIIGIMFLISLMVFMLSGLANGLSQEFSQVVNDWNAKSVVLTNESNRVLSASQLTLKDLDSVDSSKKAPLTIYSGALALPDSGGKDNISIFGTEKDAFFLPKLSSGHSFKSDSDIIISENIADKGYKLGDKMTIGSDNTELTVVGIFPTSYYLATPVLYTTTKTATILKFGKETFKNNDNYPINAVLSDADKTTLTDDKLDKMSSQTFIESLPGYTEQKLTLDAMIYFLFVIAVAIIGIFMYVITLQKTAVFGVMKVQGISNTFISKAIVAQSFLVGVIGVAIAGVLSYAIQFVLPEAMPFAVNLTQWIIYGIVLIVMSIIGGVFSIITVKKVDPINAIGG
- a CDS encoding ABC transporter ATP-binding protein — protein: MKPILEMKSIVKKFGKGHNEVTALKGLDFTVNEGEFISVIGPSGSGKSTFLTIAGGLQTPTSGTIFINGNDFSDLPEKRRSELRFKEIGFILQSSNLIPFLTVEEQFKLVDKVKKSSHDTDKIDETLRTLGILELKKSYPGDLSGGERQRVAIGRALFNNPSLILADEPTASLDTEHAYNVVKLLVREAHEKKKATVMVTHDQRMIEWSDKLFEMNDGKLVQVKDFKPKKLDD